In one window of Mercurialis annua linkage group LG4, ddMerAnnu1.2, whole genome shotgun sequence DNA:
- the LOC126678473 gene encoding uncharacterized protein LOC126678473 — protein MSNLTKLEFTALDVSGKNYLSWILDAKIHLQASGHEDTIKEGNNASTQDRVKAMIFLRHHLDEGLKNEYLSEDNPLVLWNSLKERFDHQKTVILPKARYDWMHLRLQDFKSVSEYNSAIFRISSKLKLCGETITDEDLLEKTFSTFHASNVVLQQQYREKGFKKYSELISCLLVAEQNNELLMKNHAARPTGSAPFPEVNASAYRSPRGRGRGRGRGRGHGYGRGGNNYNHVGYNNSFKHKNHHQKWDKKEEKQENRNSGQYKHQVKNVDSKCYRCGMTGHWSRTCRTPKHLIELYQASLKENGKNIETNFVADDDFDHSLMHNDSIDMTHLDVSDFLENNNNEN, from the coding sequence AtgtcaaaccttacaaaacttGAATTTACGGCACTTGATGTATCTGGAAAAAATTATCTGTCATGGATACTAGATGCAAAAATACATCTGCAAGCCTCTGGTCATGAGGACACTATTAAAGAGGGAAATAATGCCTCTACTCAAGATCGTGTAAAAGCAATGATCTTCCTTCGCCATCATCTTGATGAaggattaaaaaatgaatatctcAGTGAAGATAATCCACTTGTTCTCTGGAATAGTTTAAAAGAACGCTTCGACCATCAGAAGACTGTAATTCTTCCAAAAGCTCGTTATGACTGGATGCATTTAAGATTGCAGGATTTTAAAAGTGTTAGTGAATACAATTCTGCAATATTCCGAATTAGCTCAAAGCTAAAATTGTGTGGAGAAACAATTACTGATGaagatttattagaaaaaacatTCTCCACTTTTCATGCATCTAATGTGGTACTCCAGCAGCAGTATCGTGAGAAAGGGTTTAAGAAATATTCAGAGCTGATATCTTGCCTTCTAGTGGCTGAGCAGAATAACGAGCTGTTAATGAAAAATCATGCGGCACGACCCACTGGTTCTGCTCCATTTCCTGAAGTAAATGCGAGCGCATATAGATCTCCTCGTGGTCGTGGTCGTGGCCGTGGTCGTGGTCGTGGTCATGGTTATGGTCGAGGTGGAAATAATTACAACCATGTCGGTTATAATAACTCCTTTAAGCATAAGAATCACCATCAGAAGTGGGATAAGAAGGAGGAGAAACAAGAAAACAGGAACAGTGGACAATACAAACATCAAGTGAAAAATGTCGATAGTAAATGTTATCGATGTGGCATGACTGGGCATTGGTCGCGTACCTGTCGTACGCCCAAACATCTTATTGAGCTTTACCAAGCTTCCCTCAAAGAAAATGGAAAGAATATAGAAACAAATTTTGTTGCTGATGATGATTTTGACCACAGTCTAATGCATAATGACTCTATAGACATGACACATTTAGATGTTTCTGATTTTCTTGAGAACAATAATAATGAAAACTAA
- the LOC126677176 gene encoding polygalacturonase inhibitor — translation MRILFNFLIISTLFSLCFSELCNPQDKKILLRIKQHFGNPYFLSSWKSDADCCKAWYSVECDRVTHRIISLSLFAGELSGQIPPEVGDLVNLQSLTFHKLSNITGPIQPTISKLKHLRFLRLNWLNLTGSVPEFVSQLKNLTFLDFSFNSLSGSIPSSLSLLPNLDALHLDRNDLTGSIPESFGAFQGKVPSLYLSHNQLSGKIPASLGNMDFDVIDLSRNKLEGDASMLFGSSKTTQFIDLSRNVLEFDFSKVVFPSSLTNLDVNHNKIYGSIPQQMTQLNLQFLNVSYNRLCREIPVGGKLQSFDNSSYFHNRCLCGDPLASCK, via the coding sequence ATGAGGATTCTTTTCAATTTCCTCATAATTTCCACTCTGTTTTCACTTTGTTTCTCAGAACTATGCAATCCACAAGACAAAAAAATTCTCCTCCGAATCAAACAACACTTCGGCAACCCTTACTTCCTCTCTTCTTGGAAGTCCGACGCCGATTGCTGCAAAGCCTGGTACTCAGTAGAGTGTGACAGAGTCACCCACCGCATCATCTCTCTCAGCCTCTTCGCCGGCGAGCTTTCCGGCCAAATCCCACCCGAAGTTGGCGATTTGGTTAACCTCCAGTCCCTTACCTTCCATAAACTGAGTAATATTACAGGCCCTATACAACCCACCATTTCCAAGCTCAAACACCTTAGATTTCTCCGGCTCAACTGGCTAAACCTGACAGGTTCAGTACCGGAATTTGTCAGTCAGCTCAAGAATCTAACTTTCTTGGATTTTTCTTTTAACAGTCTCTCAGGATCAATACCCAGTTCTTTATCTTTATTACCTAATCTTGATGCTCTTCATTTAGATAGAAATGATCTGACAGGATCAATACCAGAATCATTTGGTGCATTCCAAGGTAAAGTACCATCTCTTTACTTGTCTCATAACCAACTTTCAGGTAAAATTCCAGCTTCTTTAGGAAATATGGATTTTGATGTTATTGATTTATCAAGAAACAAACTAGAAGGTGATGCTTCTATGTTGTTTGGATCATCCAAAACCACCCAATTCATTGATCTTTCAAGAAATGTTTTGGAGTTTGATTTTTCGAAAGTTGTGTTTCCGAGTAGCTTGACGAATTTGGATGTGAATCATAACAAGATCTATGGTAGCATTCCTCAGCAGATGACTCAGTTGAATTTGCAGTTTTTGAATGTGAGTTACAATAGACTTTGTAGAGAAATTCCTGTTGGTGGGAAGTTGCAGAGCTTCGATAACTCGTCGTATTTTCATAATCGATGCTTGTGTGGTGATCCTCTTGCAAGCTGCAAGTAG
- the LOC126676701 gene encoding ras-related protein RABA4d, translating into MSNNYVDFNQKIDYVFKIVLIGDSAVGKSQLLARFARNEFCVDSKATIGVEFQTKTLSIDNKTVKAQIWDTAGQERYRAVTSAYYRGAVGAMLVYDMTKRQSFDHMARWLEELRGHADKNIVIMLIGNKCDLGSLRAVPVEDAQEFAQRENLFFMETSALESTNVETAFLTVLTEIYRVISKKTLTANDEVDSSGTSGLLKGTRIIVPGQDQAPSKKGGCCLSS; encoded by the exons atgtcaaataattATGTAGATTTCAATCAGAAGATTGATTATGTGTTTAAGATTGTATTGATCGGAGATTCAGCTGTCGGGAAATCTCAATTGTTGGCAAGATTTGCAAGAAATGAGTTTTGTGTGGATTCCAAAGCCACAATTGGTGTTGAATTTCAGACCAAAACTCTTTCTATTGATAATAAAACTGTCAAGGCACAAATTTGGGACACTGCTGGCCAAGAAAG GTACAGGGCAGTAACAAGTGCATATTACCGCGGAGCAGTAGGCGCAATGTTAGTTTACGACATGACAAAGCGCCAGTCATTCGATCATATGGCGAGATGGCTGGAGGAATTAAGAGGACATGCTGATAAGAACATTGTGATAATGCTGATAGGCAACAAATGCGACTTAGGAAGTCTCCGAGCTGTTCCTGTCGAAGACGCACAGGAATTTGCGCAACGAGAGAATCTTTTCTTCATGGAGACATCGGCTCTTGAGTCGACGAACGTTGAAACTGCATTTTTGACAGTGTTAACGGAGATTTACCGAGTGATCAGCAAGAAAACTCTTACTGCCAATGACGAGGTAGATAGTAGCGGGACATCCGGTCTTTTAAAAGGAACAAGGATCATAGTTCCTGGTCAGGATCAGGCTCCATCAAAGAAAGGTGGCTGTTGCTTGTCATCGtag
- the LOC126676339 gene encoding cytochrome P450 93A3-like, with protein sequence MADDIQNYAIQFLIFLVSFFFLGTIYAKIRHKDRHLPPSPIALPIVGHMHLLSPIPHQAFHKLSTRYGPLVYFFIGSKPCVLASTPEMAKEILKTNESNFLNRPKVANLDYLTYDSADFATIPYGPHWKFMKKLCMTELLGSRTLDRFIPMRQEETVRFLKVVLGRAERKEAVNVGEELMRLTNNIISRKLLRTRCSDNEDEPGKIRNIVIELNEISRKFNLSDTIRFCKNLNLQGYGKRLKDVRDRYDNLMEKIMHEHEDARKSKEMNGGDVANKDLLDILLDIYEDENAERRLTRDNIKAFIMNILGAGTDTSSITVEWGISELINHPHIMEKARLEIDSVVGNSRLVEESDVVNLPYLQAIVKEIIRLHPTGPLIVREASEDCTIAGYTIPAKTRLFVNVWSLGRDPNHWENPLEFNPERFMSEEWSGKNNMVDVRGQNFHLLPFGTGKRSCPGASLALQFVPTTLAAMIQCFEWKAGDGQSGRVDMEEGPGITLSRAHSLLCFPVPRFAPFLSI encoded by the exons ATGGCTGATGATATACAAAATTATGCCATACAATTCTTGATCTTCCTTGTATCGTTCTTCTTTCTTGGGACCATCTACGCCAAAATTCGCCACAAAGATCGTCATCTCCCTCCAAGCCCTATAGCCCTACCGATCGTCGGCCATATGCACCTTCTCAGTCCCATTCCTCACCAAGCTTTTCACAAGCTCTCGACCCGTTATGGACCGCTAGTTTACTTCTTCATCGGCTCTAAGCCTTGTGTTCTTGCTTCCACACCAGAAATGGCTAAAGAAATCCTCAAAACCAATGAATCAAATTTCCTGAACCGCCCTAAAGTAGCTAACCTTGATTATCTTACCTATGACTCAGCTGATTTCGCTACCATACCATATGGTCCTCACTGGAAGTTCATGAAGAAGCTTTGCATGACCGAGTTGTTAGGCAGCCGAACACTAGACCGGTTCATCCCGATGAGACAGGAAGAGACGGTTCGGTTCTTGAAGGTTGTACTGGGTAGAGCTGAAAGAAAAGAAGCAGTTAATGTTGGAGAAGAGCTGATGAGGCTGACGAATAACATAATATCAAGAAAGCTGCTTAGAACGAGGTGTTCCGATAATGAGGACGAGCCTGGTAAGATCAGAAACATTGTAATAGAGTTGAATGAAATAAGCAGAAAGTTTAATTTATCCGATACGATTCGGTTCTGCAAGAATCTAAATTTGCAAGGTTATGGGAAAAGGCTGAAAGATGTTCGAGATAGGTATGACAATCTGATGGAAAAGATCATGCATGAGCATGAAGATGCAAGGAAATCTAAGGAAATGAACGGTGGAGATGTTGCAAACAAGGATTTGCTTGACATTTTACTCGATATATATGAAGATGAGAATGCAGAGAGACGATTAACTAGAGATAACATCAAGGCATTCATTATG AACATATTAGGAGCAGGAACAGACACATCTTCGATCACAGTAGAATGGGGAATATCAGAGCTCATCAACCACCCACATATAATGGAGAAAGCAAGGCTAGAGATTGACTCGGTGGTCGGAAATAGCAGACTAGTGGAAGAATCAGACGTAGTTAACCTTCCCTATCTTCAAGCTATAGTGAAAGAAATAATAAGACTGCATCCTACTGGCCCATTAATTGTTAGAGAAGCCTCTGAAGACTGTACTATTGCCGGCTACACAATTCCGGCGAAGACCCGACTGTTCGTTAACGTGTGGTCTCTTGGGAGGGATCCGAACCATTGGGAAAACCCATTAGAGTTTAACCCAGAGAGGTTTATGAGTGAAGAGTGGAGTGGAAAGAATAATATGGTCGATGTGAGAGGGCAGAATTTTCATTTGTTGCCATTTGGAACAGGAAAAAGAAGCTGTCCCGGAGCTTCACTTGCACTGCAATTTGTTCCGACGACTCTCGCTGCTATGATCCAGTGCTTTGAATGGAAGGCTGGTGATGGACAGAGTGGTAGGGTTGATATGGAAGAGGGACCGGGGATAACCCTTTCTAGAGCTCATTCACTGCTATGTTTTCCGGTGCCTAGGTTTGCTCCATTTTTATCAATCTGA
- the LOC126678193 gene encoding 3,9-dihydroxypterocarpan 6A-monooxygenase-like, whose protein sequence is MVSFQDSMILLIIWLVSMIIVRAILTKLRAKPRLPPSPLALPIIGHLHLLSPILHQSLHKLSTRYGPLIHLRLGSVPCVVASSPEMAKEFLKTHETSFLNRPVMSAVDYLTYGSADFSFSPYGPYWKFMKKLCMTELLGGRILDQFVPVRHEEIKGFLQFMMKKANAGEAVNVGVQLLRVTNNVVSKMLMNHRCSENEDEADEVRKLVQEIAALTASFNLSDFIWFCKSLDLQGFGTRLKQVRDKFDNLMDKIIREHEEARKKTGYEGDKVKDVLHILLDIQGDDNSEIKLTTENIKSFIMDIFTAGTDTSAITTEWALAELINHPEIMNKARQEIDSVIGMNRLVQESDITNLPYVQAIVKETLRLHPTGPMTVRESTEDCVINGYEIPARTRLFVNIWALGRDPNYWENPLDFVPERFMNVEVNVRGQHFHYLPFGSGRRGCPGTSLALQMVQSSLAAMIQCFDWKVDGSVDMEEGPGITLPRANPLICVPVERIKPIPLF, encoded by the exons ATGGTCAGCTTCCAAGATTCCATGATACTTCTAATCATATGGCTAGTCTCCATGATCATAGTCCGAGCAATTCTAACAAAACTCCGAGCCAAACCTCGTCTTCCACCGAGTCCGCTAGCCCTGCCGATCATCGGACACCTTCATCTCCTCAGTCCAATTCTGCATCAATCTCTGCACAAGTTATCAACCCGCTACGGACCCTTAATCCATCTACGCCTCGGCTCAGTTCCTTGTGTTGTAGCTTCATCTCCTGAGATGGCTAAGGAGTTTCTTAAAACGCACGAAACTTCATTCTTGAATCGTCCTGTAATGTCAGCCGTCGATTATCTTACGTATGGCTCTgctgatttttctttttctccttATGGACCGTATTGGAAGTTTATGAAGAAACTGTGCATGACTGAGCTTCTTGGAGGGCGGATATTGGACCAGTTTGTTCCGGTGAGGCATGAGGAAATTAAAGGGTTTTTGCAGTTTATGATGAAGAAAGCAAATGCAGGAGAAGCTGTTAATGTCGGAGTACAGCTTTTAAGGGTGACCAATAATGTGGTATCAAAAATGCTTATGAACCACag GTGTTCGGAGAATGAAGATGAAGCAGACGAAGTGAGGAAGTTGGTGCAAGAAATAGCTGCGCTTACAGCATCGTTTAATTTGTCTGATTTTATTTGGTTCTGCAAGAGCCTAGATTTGCAAGGATTTGGAACGAGACTTAAGCAAGTTCGTGacaaatttgacaatttaatggATAAAATCATAAGAGAACATGAAGAAGCAAGGAAGAAAACAGGTTATGAAGGAGATAAAGTGAAAGATGTACTGCATATTTTACTTGATATTCAAGGAGATGACAATTCTGAAATCAAGTTGACTACGGAAAACATCAAGTCCTTCATCATG GACATTTTCACGGCAGGGACCGACACGTCTGCGATTACGACAGAATGGGCACTGGCAGAGCTAATAAATCACCCAGAAATCATGAACAAAGCAAGACAAGAAATTGATTCTGTAATAGGAATGAACAGACTAGTTCAAGAATCAGATATTACGAATCTCCCTTACGTCCAAGCTATAGTAAAAGAAACCCTCAGGCTTCACCCGACAGGCCCAATGACTGTAAGAGAATCAACAGAAGATTGTGTCATCAACGGATACGAAATTCCGGCAAGAACTCgactgtttgtaaacatatgggcGCTAGGAAGAGACCCGAATTACTGGGAAAACCCGCTAGATTTTGTTCCAGAAAGATTTATGAACGTAGAGGTCAATGTAAGAGGACAGCATTTTCATTATTTACCGTTCGGAAGTGGAAGAAGAGGGTGTCCGGGGACATCACTGGCGTTACAGATGGTGCAAAGCAGCCTTGCTGCTATGATTCAGTGCTTTGATTGGAAAGTTGACGGTAGTGTTGACATGGAAGAGGGGCCTGGGATTACTCTTCCGAGAGCTAATCCTTTAATTTGTGTACCGGTTGAGAGGATTAAACCAATTCCATTATTTTGA
- the LOC126679526 gene encoding protein POLYCHOME yields the protein MPEARDRLSRAVDFATVFAQRRSDILRVYDDQEADLFGSPRAVLNRRNSVTRLSPGTGRVAGRGVLGTPRTPSTGRGLENSAFRRGNGRGGGRVSNSVLPSWYPRRPLRDITAIVRAIERRRERLGGSRVQETESPAPHAHGVPDSSEPSPVAHLEHSKIFMSPFPNVEFKRCPPPVGKVQKILFDITNQPSDDSDFLTPQKKLLNSIDTVEKEVMEELRKLKRTASAKRAEREKKVRTLMSLR from the exons ATGCCGGAAGCAAGGGATAGATTGTCGAGAGCGGTGGACTTTGCTACAGTATTTGCTCAAAGACGGTCCGATATTCTTAGAGTATACGACGATCAAGAAGCAGATCTGTTTGGATCTCCTCGAGCAGTGCTGAATCGGCGTAACTCAGTGACTCGTTTAAGTCCTGGTACAGGCCGAGTTGCTGGAAGAGGCGTTCTCGGAACTCCAAGAACTCCGAGTACTGGTCGTGGACTGGAAAATAGTGCATTTAGGCGTGGAAATGGACGGGGAGGGGGGCGCGTATCGAATAGTGTGTTACCTTCTTGGTACCCTAGGAGACCTCTCCGTGATATAACTGCTATTGTTAGG GCTattgaaagaagaagagaacGTTTGGGAGGAAGCAGGGTCCAAGAAACTGAGAGCCCAGCACCCCACGCTCATGGGGTTCCTGACTCTTCTGAACCATCACCAGTGGCTCATCTCGAGCACAGTAAAATCTTTATGTCTCCATTTCCAAATGTTGAATTCAAGCGGTGTCCTCCTCCTGTAGGAAAGGTGCAGAAAATCCTGTTTGATATAACAAATCAACCCTCTGATGATTCAGATTTCCTTACACCTCAGAAAAAGCTTCTGAACTCAATCGACACAGTTGAGAAAGAGGTGATGGAAGAACTGCGGAAACTGAAGAGGACTGCAAGTGCTAAAAGAGCAGAAAGGGAGAAAAAAGTCAGAACTCTTATGTCACTGAGGTAA
- the LOC126677175 gene encoding uncharacterized protein LOC126677175 produces MVTVNLGMLHYVVDHIYGALMHRSKLSPLFFSRGWGGSKLELLERMIKQLFPEVEGQNWPPSLVQPVWKTVWETKSACLREGTFRTPCDEQLLGALPPESHIARVSFLAPKFVPPQKMACVVHLAGTGDHTFERRLRLGGPLLKDNIATMVLESPYYGQRRPVLQSGAKLLCVSDLLLLGRATIEEARGLLHWLDSEAGFGKTGVCGLSMGGVHAAMVGSLHPTPIATLPFLSPHSAAVAFCEGILRHGTAWEALREDLAAQKAATTLQEVQERMRNVLSLTDVTRFPIPKNPNAVIFVAATDDGYIPKQSAVELQKAWPGSEVRWVTGGHVSSFILHNGEFRKAIVDGLSRLDWKESQL; encoded by the exons atGGTGACAGTCAATTTAGGAATGCTTCATTATGTGGTGGACCATATATATGGAGCATTAATGCATAGAAGCAAATTGAGCCCACTGTTTTTTTCTAGAGGATGGGGCGGTTCGAAGCTTGAGCTTTTGGAGAGAATGATTAAGCAGCTGTTTCCTGAGGTGGAAGGTCAGAATTGGCCTCCGAGTTTGGTACAGCCCGTTTGGAAGACAGTTTGGGAGACTAAAAGTGCTTGTTTAAGAGAAGGGACTTTTAGGACACCTTGTGATGAGCAGCTTCTTGGTGCATTGCCTCCTGAGAGTCACATTGCAAGGGTTTCTTTTTTGGCCCCTAAATTTGTTCCTCCCCAGAAGATGGCCTGCGTTGTTCATCTTGCAG GCACTGGAGACCATACATTCGAACGGAGATTGCGTCTTGGTGGGCCGTTGTTGAAGGATAATATTGCAACTATGGTATTGGAAAG CCCTTACTATGGACAAAGACGCCCTGTGCTGCAGAGTGGTGCAAAGCTCTTGTGTGTTAGTGACTTACTTTTATTAGGTAGAGCAACCATTGAAGAGGCACGGGGTCTTTTGCACTGGCTAGACTCTGAGGCTGGGTTTGGCAAGACGGGCGTTTGTGGACTTAGCATGG ggGGAGTTCATGCTGCAATGGTTGGATCACTACATCCCACACCAATTGCAACCCTACCTTTTCTCTCCCCACATTCCGCTGCTGTGGCATTCTGTGAGGGGATATTAAGGCATGGTACTGCCTGGGAGGCACTGAGAGAAGATCTTGCAGCGCAAAAGGCTGCAACAACTCTCCAGGAGGTGCAAGAACGGATGCGAAATGTATTGTCTCTCACAGATGTCACGCGCTTTCCAATTCCCAAAAATCCCAATGCTGTTATATTTGTTGCTGCAACT GATGATGGTTACATACCAAAGCAGTCTGCTGTGGAGCTTCAAAAGGCTTGGCCAGGATCAGAGGTGAGATGGGTTACTGGAGGGCATGTCTCATCTTTCATTCTTCACAATGGCGAGTTTCGGAAGGCAATCGTTGACGGGCTTAGCAGATTAGATTGGAAGGAGTCTCAATTGTAA